CGAGCCGCGTGACCTGCGCGACGAGTCCGGCCACAGTGCCGCCGTGGACCAGGGGCGGGTGCTGCACGGGCCGTGGGCGCCCGAGCCGCGGCCCGGCGAACCCTGCTGGGTCGAGCTGATGGCCGACCCCGGTGTCGACGAGCACTGGGCCGGCGAGCTGGGCTGGCGGGTCCGCGACCCCGGCGCCGAGTTCACCCTCTACGACGCGCACGTGGCCGACGACCGCCGTGCCGTCGCCGGGCGTCTCACCGCGCCGGGCGGCTGGACGTGCTACTTCGCCGTCCCCGACGCGGCCAGGACCGCGGCGGAGGCGACGGAGTTCGGCGGCAGGGTCCTGATCGGCCCGAAGGAGGTCCCCACCGGTGTGGTGGCGGCCGTCGCCGATCCCTCCGGGAGCGTCTTCGCGATCCTGGAGAACCCGGCCGGTTGGGGCGGCGCCTGGCGCACGCCCCGCCGCAAACCCGACTAGTCCTCGATCCCCGGTGCCCGCCTTCGGGCACCGGGGATTCCTGTCCAGCGGCTCTGGCGGCTCGCGAGCGGCTCCAGTGGCTCCAGTGGCTCTAGTGGCCGGTTGTCGCCGGGGTCGTGGCGCGGGCCGTCCACGGGCGGAACGCGGCCACCACGGCCACGGCGACCAGCCACGACAGCAGCATCGTCGCCGTCGACAGGCCCGGCGTGAACAGCACCGACGCCGCACCGACGACGAGCGCGACCGGCGCCATCACCCACCACACCCGCGGCACCGGCGGCGCCTCCCGGTGGAACCCGAGCAGCACGGCCACCGCCGTCACCCACACCGGCAGCTGCCACAGCACGTGCGGCCACCCCATCGCCCCGACCTCGGCCAGCGTCCACACGACCGGCCACAGCGCCGCCAGGCCCAACAGCCCTCCGGCGACCCGCCCGGCCGCGCGCCGCCCCGACACGAGCGCCGCGAACGCCGCCACGGCGAGCACGTCGTACCACCACACCGGCCGGTCCCCCGCCCAGCCGAACCTGGCCGACACGGTCCACGACTGCGCCGCGACCACCAGCAGGCCCAGCAGACCGGTCAACGCCAGCAGCCGCACCACCGCGCCCGCCGGACGCCCCACCCCGAACCGCACCCG
This is a stretch of genomic DNA from Saccharothrix ecbatanensis. It encodes these proteins:
- a CDS encoding VOC family protein encodes the protein MPGTPDSPARGVRRVELSTTDPEKTAQFYAHLLGWVLIAEPDGSFTGWVGDRLALRVRAGDPGWLVVFAGREPRDLRDESGHSAAVDQGRVLHGPWAPEPRPGEPCWVELMADPGVDEHWAGELGWRVRDPGAEFTLYDAHVADDRRAVAGRLTAPGGWTCYFAVPDAARTAAEATEFGGRVLIGPKEVPTGVVAAVADPSGSVFAILENPAGWGGAWRTPRRKPD